TGAACCATGGGCGCCAGATCGAGGGCGGCGGCGCGCTCGGGGGTCAGGGTCAGGCAGATGAGGCCGCGGCCGTGGGTGGCCATGAAGTTGATGGCCTCGGGGGTCGCGAACTCCGCGGCCATGACCAGGTCGCCCTCGTTCTCGCGATCCTCGTCGTCCACCACCACGACCATCTGGCCGTTGCGGACGGCCTCCAGGACCTCGGGGATCTCGGCAAAGCGCTTCATTGGTTAACCAACTATTCTAGAAACCCGCAGCGGGCGAGTTGCTCGTAGCTCAGGCCCTTGGGCGCCCCGGCGGGGGCGGCGCCCCCGTCGAGGAAGCCCGCGAGCATCCGTCGAACGTACTTGGCGATGAGGTCGACCTCCAGGTTGACCGCATCGCCCGGCGAAATTGAAAGCAGGGTCGTCTTGGCGCCGGTGTGGGGGATGAGGGTGACGGTGAAGCCGGTCGAGGAGACTTCGTTGACCGTGAGGCTCGTGCCGTCGATGGTGATGGAGCCCTTGGGCACCAAGTAGGTCGCAAGCTCCCCCGGCATCTCGAATGCGAGGCGGTGGGCCTCGCCGAGGGGGGTACGCGAGACGAGCCGCCCCACCCCGTCCACGTGGCCCGAGACCAGGTGGCCGCCCAGGCGATCGCCGAGGGCCATGGCCCGCTCGAGGTTCAGGCGGCGACCCGCCTGCCAGGTGCGGGCGGTCGTCACGTCGAGGGTGGACTCGGAAATGTCGGCGGTGAAGCGATCGCCCCCGAGGGTGGTGGCCGTGAGGCAGATGCCGTTGACCGCCACGCTGTCGCCGAGCTTGAGCGTGGGAGCGATGAAGGGCGCGAGCAGCGTCACCTGGGTGCCACGCCGCGCCAAGAGGGTCCCGACCTCCTCGACCAAACCGGTGAACATCGATAAAACGTCCTTATGACTAGCCTTCCGGGTCATGATACCCGCTGCTTCGTGTCGGGGCAAGGGCGAGGGACTGGCATGGACTCACGCGGGCCGGAGCCCTTGAAACGCGACGCGCGGCGAAGTCCCCGAGTTGGGGACCTCGCCGCGCGGTGCCGGCTCGCCTCAGCGCGGCCTGGGCGTCGGACTTGGCTTGGCCGCTGGCGTCTGGGTGGTCTGCGTCGTCTGGCGTAACTTGGGCTTGGCGGGTTCGGAGCGCGGCTCCGCGGCGGGCTGCGCCGTCCGCACCATGGCGGGCTTGGCCTGCTCTTGCGGACG
Above is a window of bacterium DNA encoding:
- a CDS encoding riboflavin synthase, with translation MFTGLVEEVGTLLARRGTQVTLLAPFIAPTLKLGDSVAVNGICLTATTLGGDRFTADISESTLDVTTARTWQAGRRLNLERAMALGDRLGGHLVSGHVDGVGRLVSRTPLGEAHRLAFEMPGELATYLVPKGSITIDGTSLTVNEVSSTGFTVTLIPHTGAKTTLLSISPGDAVNLEVDLIAKYVRRMLAGFLDGGAAPAGAPKGLSYEQLARCGFLE